A segment of the Lycium ferocissimum isolate CSIRO_LF1 chromosome 5, AGI_CSIRO_Lferr_CH_V1, whole genome shotgun sequence genome:
ATGTGAAGCTTCTTCTTCATTAAATGAAAAGCCTTTCCATGCATGTCTTATGGTTTGATGAAgagctatataacatatatatacaaatctgCTGAAtacccttctctctctctctctctctctctctctctctctctctctctctctctctctctatctctatctCCCTCTCtctgtgtgtgagagagagattAAGAGAAGACATTCAAGTGTCAGAAGAAAATTTCAGCTAACAAAGTAAATATCGCTCTTAGTTACATTACATGAGACAGACAGTGCAACTTTAGATCTACTTATGCTTGCCATGTTTTTACATATgtccatgtgtgtgtgtgtgtgggtgagagagagagagagagagagacagacATAGTCAGAGAGGAAGGAAAGTTTGGACATTACCTGATTGAGTTTATTATTGTTCAAACAGAGTGATTTTAGTTGAATGAGATTGCAAATTGAACCAGGAAGCTCTTCGATGGAGTTATCTGTGACAGAAACTTCCAATCATGAGGCTAAGGAGAAAGCAGTAGAAGCACTAACAGTGAATccgagaaaggaaaaaaaaaggagaaagtagaagatgacacTGTATATCAACTCAAAATGTATTCTACAAACAGTCTTCCCACATGCTAATGGTCAATTTGATATGCATACAAAGCTCCGACACCCAGGAGATCAAAGGAAAAGGAGAGACAGAAAGTATCAGAAGAAAGACGAGCTAAATATGAATGTACCATTGGCTTGCAGCTCTTCCAAAGAGAAGCAACTTCCAATTGATTCAGGAAGAAACTTTAACTTGTTGTTTGAAACATTCAACAAAACCAACTGCATTGCCAAAAGATATTATCAATTCTACAGCTGAAATTTTTTCAGTTAAAAGGAACTGCGAAGACGTCAGTCTAAGCAATACAACCTTCACCCTCACAGACAGAGAGAAATAACGTCATCTAGAATACAATAAGTAGCTGAGAATCTTTTAATAACAATGTGTGCAATCGTAAAAACAGTTCTTGAGTCAAGAGAACCGTCGAACTTGATTCAAAGCCCCCAAAGATAAAACCACAAGAATTTGAATAATAAATTACAACTGCAAGTCAACACTACTTACTCTGTTTAACAGTGACAGTGAAAAGGATAACAGGAAACAAGGTGTAACAAGTAAATAGATGTCACAACAAGTTGGCTTAATAGCACGACTTGAGAGGGTTTCTTTCAAAAGAAAATGTATAAACCTGCACCTTAAGCAAAAAAGTCATGGATATCAATTTACAGAACAATTCTCCAATCAAAGGCATTGGCAAGATCAAAATTAAATAGTTCTTGTGCCAGCTAAGCATCTTTacagtaaaaatattttaacgAACAATAAAACAATTTTTGGCACATTAAATAGAACTTAGAAAGCAGGTAACCTATAGAGTGTAATAAATCACTCACACTCCGCAAGCTCCCGATTGTGTCAGGCAAGCTTGTCAACAAGTTTGCTGAGACAGACAGACGCTCAAGTTTCACCAACTGCCCCACTGAACACAGGAAGTTTATGTAGTTAGAACAGAGAGTGCAGtcttataaaagaaaaaagtattcCACTTAACATGAGTGATCTAACATATCTAGACTTACATTCCTCAGGCAAGTTTGTGATCCGGTTCCCATCAAGTGTTGCCACTTTCAAAGACTGAAGCAATCCCAGATTCATGGGAAGACGCTCAATAACGTTATCAGCTAAAATCTGAATAGAGATAATTGGAGATAGAAGTTTTTTGCTCTTAGTATTAGAGAATCAACTTAAGAAATATATTCACCATTAATACAGGAATAAACCTAATGGTAACATTAATGAGTaataaacaagaaaaattcTAAGATAAAAGCCCTTAGAAAAAAATGCAATGAGTTATTCAACAAAAACAGTAACAGGACAAGTCAGTAGTGGAGTTACTTTATGCTTATCTACTCAAGATTACACCTTAAACAATGCTTTAACATGCTTTAATGGAACAAACTACCAGGTACAACCATCAGCTAGCAATAAACTTCTAACGGAAAAGCAAGGCATGTGATTGGCAACAGTTTTGAAGGCCTAATATGCAGGCTTCTTATAGCTAGTGCATTATGTGCAAGGAAAGAGGAGCAGCATAAATTCTGCTACTGCATTTCTCTTTTGCTTGCAAGTTGTAGTTGTAGTTGCAAGTTTTCTTTGGGAATCATTTCGTAATGCATGATTCTTATCAGCAAACTTGTGGTTTTGCCAGGAGCAAGGGGATAAGGCAATTAAAATTTGCAGAATTGCTGGTTGTTGTTTGGGCCATCAGGTATAAAACCAATGAATATTAAACAAGAGCAGAACATTTCTGAAACCTTTGTGTAGTGAATGTTTTCTACCCCCAGGGTGATCTAGAGCACTCGGTCTACTCCTGGCCTTAAGTGAGCTCCATCGGCTTTGGACAGCTCCTATTACTTTCTGTAACAATTTTGTAGTTGGAGATATCATGTGCTCTGTAGAAACCTTCTCTTTACCCTAGTAAGTTTCTTTCTGATAAAgattagaaaaaagaaaaaaaggagaacaaAAACAAACAATTGTTTGCCCCATTTCTGCTCTATAAAACATTTGCATTAGTTTTATGTGCATTTTGGCTGCAATATACGAGTTGATACCTTCTTCACAGCTAGCATTCATAATATGATCTGACGCAATAACAGTataattttctttccaaaaataataCCCTTTTTTTCTAATGAGGCCTCCTACACACTAATATATATCAGAAAAACAAACGAAAAAAGGGAGCGGGAGTAGGATGTCGTACTTACAAGACGCTGTAAGTTACTTAGTTTGTTGATCTCCATAGGAATTTCAACTGTCACAACAGAAAAGTAAGAATTAGCTTCCAGGAaaacaattaggaaaataaGATAAGTATACAAACACACTCTTCCAGTAGAAATTGTCTTTATAATCTAAAGTGATAAAAAATATGCAAATCAAGAGCTCAAGAAGATTAAGAGCAATACCCATTTTATTGTGTGTTAAGTCGAGGGTACGTACAGATCTTTCCAGGTCAAAAACTTCATCAGGAAATGTCTGTTCACAGAAAGGCTAGTCAGGAAATAATATATATGTGACCTTTCCAAATGGAGTAAAATGTTGCTTATTTAAATGTTCTAGCATTTAATCACGGTAAGCATCATCCTTCAAAACCAACAAACAGGCATAAGTAACTCCTCAGACAATGATTTGTTTCGAagggaatggagggagtagttaATTACTATCCTGCCTTTCCCACGCAATGCATGTTCACTTTAACATCCTCGTGAATCAGACAACTAACAAAAGATCTGCACGGGAAAATTTCTCATATATAAAGATGCTTGATTGTATTTTGCTATAATGGTGAACTTGAAGCAATTCTTGATGTGAAAGCTACAAGCTCCTCCCTTTATAATCTAACCTCTGTGTTAAGCTTTAACATACCTAGCAATATTGAGCTTATACTCCAGAAAAATATTCGTAAAACTCAATTATACCTCACAAATACTCATAAAAACACGTTATGTTATGGTAATTGACTCGCTAGGAAAGTTAAGATGTTAAAATGACTTACACATTAGGccaacggaaaaaaaaaatgtagaatTAACAGTTAAAAATTAGCTTAATAGAGAACTCATCACTTTAGAGTTCAAATTAATAGTATAATGAATTTTGAATAGAACAAGATTAATAATGGAATAGTGCTAAACATTTTTGGCACGACGGAAATGGAAAGATTGTCCTATAAACTGACAAAGGAGTAGATAATAAAAGGTATTCACAGAAGAAACAAACGCTAATGAAACAAACAATGGATTGGAAGTCCAAAACTGTATTTTCCCGAAATAGTTAAACGAAAGGCGATGCTTTATTAATCATGGCTATTATCATGATATATTGTATtcagaaatttaagaaagaaaaaaaaaaaaaaaaaaaagcaatcaGCATTAGATgcctaattaaatttcttcagaTATAATATaacagtttaaaaaaaaaaaaaaggaatgaaaggaaaatgcCTTCAATTTAGGTCCCTAACCAACGGCCCCNNNNNNNNNNNNNNNNNNNNNNNNNNNNNNNNNNNNNNNNNNNNNNNNNNNNNNNNNNNNNNNNNNNNNNNNNNNNNNNNNNNNNNNNNNNNNNNNNNNNTTGTTGTCACTCTTCAAAAGTACTAACTATTCTTATTAACCATTGCATACAAGTTCAAAAAATTCCTACCTTCAGCTATATCTTTGAAAGACATACCACTATGTATCTCTTTATACTCACTAAGGTGTTCAGTAATTTCTTGTTTTCATTGTGCCAGAAAGCAACCTATCTGTTCAAAGTCATAGTCCAAATCCTCaggatcaatttcatcatcatccTCCCCTTCATTTTCAGTACTACTACCATCACTAACAACTGAAGCTACAACTACATAAGTCTCAGTATGGTGGACAATAGAGGGGATAAAAACAACAAGCTCACAATCATCTACAGCATAAATATTGATAACACTAAAATTATCACTAACAAGACACAACAGGGTCCTAATTCCAACATCATCTTCAATTTCATAATATTTTCTAGATGGACCAGCAATAATTAGTTGTTGAACCCCTACAAACTCTAATTTTTCAATATATTCATCAACTAAATCTTTAAAGGACAGAAGGTCTGAGTCATACCCTCTCCAAAGATGAACTTCCTTA
Coding sequences within it:
- the LOC132055737 gene encoding plant intracellular Ras-group-related LRR protein 7-like isoform X2, with amino-acid sequence MNLGLLQSLKVATLDGNRITNLPEELGQLVKLERLSVSANLLTSLPDTIGSLRSLVLLNVSNNKLKFLPESIGSCFSLEELQANDNSIEELPGSICNLIQLKSLCLNNNKLNQMPLNLLKECKGLQNIALHGNPITMDQFQQMEGFQEFETRRKMKFDKQIDSNVIISSKGLDEGVDL
- the LOC132055737 gene encoding plant intracellular Ras-group-related LRR protein 7-like isoform X1; the encoded protein is MVEIPMEINKLSNLQRLILADNVIERLPMNLGLLQSLKVATLDGNRITNLPEELGQLVKLERLSVSANLLTSLPDTIGSLRSLVLLNVSNNKLKFLPESIGSCFSLEELQANDNSIEELPGSICNLIQLKSLCLNNNKLNQMPLNLLKECKGLQNIALHGNPITMDQFQQMEGFQEFETRRKMKFDKQIDSNVIISSKGLDEGVDL